The following coding sequences lie in one Myxococcus xanthus genomic window:
- a CDS encoding sigma 54-interacting transcriptional regulator has protein sequence MSHTERPQGAGRPAEGPDSVQQTRPTGTGRPGSSGAVRRFRFTVLEGPQPGQSKDSNADTFSIGSHGLNDFVIEEPTVSRFHCEVKVDHEGARLRDLDSRNGTVLDGVHVRDAYLRGGSILRLGRVSVRFDFSPETNRLLISDRTTFGELVGSSPVTRASFALMERAAASDATVLLEGETGTGKSRAAFAIHQASARASGPFLTVDCGAIPGNLLESELFGHEKGSFTGAIQRRIGAFEEADGGTIFLDEIGELPAELQPKLLRVLENKEIRRLGANGYQPVNVRVIAATHRDLRAEVNAARFRSDLFFRLAVVRIIIPALRERPEDIPLIAERILTAFGAGSEQLAALSTPEFIAQLQHAAWPGNVRELRNHLERCLVFQDAMPPDADEVSAQAVLRSLVDPKQPYAEARRRALEVFEREYLDALLKLHGGKVSQAATAADMDRVYLYRLLRRHRLRT, from the coding sequence ATGAGTCACACCGAGCGACCCCAGGGGGCGGGCCGTCCAGCCGAAGGGCCTGATTCCGTCCAGCAGACGCGGCCCACAGGTACAGGAAGGCCCGGGAGCTCGGGCGCTGTTCGCCGCTTCCGATTCACCGTCCTCGAAGGTCCGCAGCCTGGGCAGTCCAAGGACAGCAACGCGGACACGTTCTCCATCGGTTCGCATGGGCTCAACGACTTCGTCATCGAGGAGCCCACCGTCTCGCGCTTCCACTGCGAGGTGAAGGTCGACCACGAGGGTGCCCGCCTGCGGGATTTGGACAGCCGAAACGGCACCGTGCTCGACGGCGTCCACGTGCGCGACGCGTACCTTCGTGGCGGCAGCATCCTGCGCCTGGGCCGGGTGAGCGTCCGGTTCGACTTCAGCCCGGAGACGAACCGGCTGCTCATCTCCGACCGCACGACGTTCGGTGAGCTGGTGGGCTCGTCGCCCGTGACGCGCGCCAGTTTCGCCCTCATGGAGCGAGCCGCCGCGAGCGACGCGACGGTGTTGCTGGAGGGGGAGACGGGCACGGGCAAGAGCCGCGCGGCTTTCGCAATCCACCAGGCCAGCGCCCGGGCCTCAGGGCCTTTCCTCACCGTGGACTGCGGCGCCATTCCCGGCAACCTGCTGGAGAGCGAGCTGTTCGGTCACGAGAAGGGCTCCTTCACCGGCGCCATCCAGCGCCGCATTGGTGCCTTCGAGGAGGCGGACGGCGGCACCATCTTCCTGGACGAGATTGGCGAGCTGCCCGCGGAGCTGCAGCCGAAGCTGTTGCGCGTCCTGGAGAACAAGGAGATTCGCCGCCTGGGCGCCAACGGGTACCAGCCCGTCAACGTGCGCGTCATCGCCGCGACGCACCGGGACCTGCGCGCCGAGGTGAACGCGGCGCGCTTCCGCTCCGACCTGTTCTTCCGCCTCGCGGTGGTGCGCATCATCATCCCCGCGCTGCGGGAGCGGCCCGAGGACATCCCCCTCATCGCGGAGCGAATCCTCACGGCCTTCGGGGCCGGCTCCGAGCAGCTCGCGGCGCTGAGCACTCCGGAGTTCATCGCGCAGCTCCAGCACGCCGCGTGGCCGGGGAACGTGCGCGAGCTGCGCAACCACCTGGAGCGTTGCCTCGTCTTCCAGGACGCCATGCCGCCTGACGCCGACGAGGTGAGCGCGCAAGCGGTGCTGCGCAGCCTGGTGGACCCGAAGCAGCCCTACGCGGAGGCCCGTCGCCGCGCGCTGGAGGTCTTCGAGCGCGAGTATCTGGATGCGCTCCTCAAGCTCCACGGAGGCAAGGTGTCGCAGGCCGCCACCGCCGCGGACATGGACCGCGTGTACCTGTACCGCCTGCTGCGCCGGCACCGGCTGCGGACGTAG
- a CDS encoding serine/threonine-protein kinase, with product MGDWVIESRVHAGVTAWLYRASHLSTRAPAAVKVVRAEFNHVTNVLRRFQQEADTLRVLRHPHIVEVLEHGDLRDGRPWLAMEWLEGESVDQWLTRRGPFSLAETLTVMEELGAALHFAHGRGILHRDLKAQNVMVIPRAEGFTVKLVDFGIARVEPPEGLSGLTSGGAVLGTPVSMAPEQIRGQAMDARTDLYAMGVLLYQLLTGSLPFEGTSVVEVEEQHLHAPPPHLDERGHAPPALDAVVQRCLAKAPGDRWPDVPAFLDALRAALAPAPDETWAVAVYVDLRFPVALDEHTDADLDARDAALDATLTELETRGWALAMESGNAVLAWRLLPPAAEARVPTLVEARHVADALLRQACEAAGDSVEVRVYAHAALCELNTDAQGLPRLAGGELLRLESWASGGTAGEILLSDALASR from the coding sequence GTGGGCGACTGGGTCATCGAGTCACGCGTCCACGCGGGTGTGACCGCGTGGCTCTATCGCGCGTCGCACCTGTCCACCCGGGCTCCCGCCGCGGTGAAGGTGGTCCGTGCCGAGTTCAACCACGTCACCAACGTGCTCCGCCGCTTCCAGCAGGAAGCGGACACGCTCCGGGTGCTGCGCCATCCCCACATCGTGGAGGTGCTCGAGCATGGCGACCTTCGCGACGGACGCCCCTGGCTGGCCATGGAATGGCTGGAGGGCGAAAGCGTGGACCAGTGGCTCACGCGCCGAGGCCCCTTCTCCCTCGCGGAGACGCTGACGGTGATGGAGGAACTGGGCGCCGCGCTGCACTTCGCCCATGGCCGCGGCATCCTGCACCGGGACCTCAAGGCCCAGAACGTGATGGTCATCCCCCGGGCGGAGGGCTTCACGGTGAAGCTGGTGGACTTCGGCATCGCCCGCGTGGAGCCACCTGAAGGACTCTCCGGCCTGACGTCCGGCGGCGCCGTGCTCGGCACTCCCGTGTCCATGGCCCCCGAGCAGATTCGCGGGCAGGCCATGGACGCACGCACCGACCTGTACGCGATGGGCGTGCTTCTCTACCAACTCCTCACCGGGAGCCTGCCTTTCGAGGGCACCAGCGTGGTGGAGGTCGAGGAGCAGCACCTCCATGCGCCGCCGCCGCACCTGGATGAACGGGGGCACGCACCGCCAGCACTGGACGCCGTGGTCCAGCGGTGTCTCGCGAAGGCCCCTGGGGACCGCTGGCCGGACGTGCCCGCCTTCCTCGATGCCTTGCGCGCGGCGCTGGCGCCCGCCCCGGATGAGACGTGGGCCGTGGCTGTCTATGTGGACCTCCGCTTCCCGGTGGCCCTGGACGAGCACACCGACGCGGACCTGGATGCCAGGGACGCCGCGCTGGACGCGACGCTCACCGAACTGGAGACCCGTGGATGGGCGCTCGCCATGGAGAGTGGAAACGCCGTGCTCGCGTGGCGGTTGCTGCCTCCCGCGGCCGAGGCCCGTGTCCCCACACTGGTGGAAGCGCGCCATGTGGCGGACGCGCTGTTGCGGCAAGCGTGTGAGGCCGCGGGTGACAGCGTGGAAGTCCGCGTCTATGCACACGCAGCCTTGTGTGAGCTGAACACGGACGCCCAGGGCCTTCCGAGGTTGGCGGGCGGTGAGTTGCTCCGCCTGGAGTCCTGGGCTTCGGGAGGTACCGCGGGCGAAATCCTACTGTCGGATGCACTCGCCAGCCGCTGA